The genome window CCTTTGGGAATGCTTGGCAAATACGAGCGCCTCGATATTCTAGGCCATGGGGCCTCCGGAATCGTCTATCTTGCTCGCGACACCCTTTTAAACCGACAAGTGGCCTTAAAGGAAATAGATGCGGAAGCTGGCGATGTAAGGCGCTTCCTTGAAGAGGCGCGACTGCTAGACCGACTTCATCACCCTAACATTGTGCGCGTGCACAGTATTGATCGTATTGAGGGACACCTCGTCATTGACATGGAGTACGTGCGAGGGAAAAACCTAGCCCAGATTCTACGTGAGGAGGGTTCCCTGCCTCTTGGTCAGGCGCTCGACATTGCCATCCAGGTGCTCGATGCCCTCGATTATGCGCATAGCCTCCAAACTGTCCATCGCGACATCAAACCGGCCAACATTCTGGTAGGTCGCGACGGCGTGGTGAAACTAGTGGATTTTGGGCTTGCAGAGATCCTAGCCACCAATGCCTATGCCGGTGGCGCCGGCACCTATGCCTATATGGCTCCGGAAGACTTTTCATCCGAAGACCGTTCTGACCATCGCTCGGACCTCTGGGCTGTGGGGGTAACTCTCTACGAGATGCTGGCAGGAGAGCGCCCTTTTAAAGTACGACAAACCCGTGATCCCTTCGCTTGGAAACGCGTCTTAGAGACAGAGAGCCCAACTCCTGTAACGGAATACCTACCGCGGGCGATTGTGGATGGCAATGGCGTTGGCCTTAAGCTAGAACGCATTTTTGAGCGTGCGTTGGCTCGCAATAAGCAGGAGCGCTACGCCACGGCGCGTGCGTTCCGTGATGACCTCGTCGCTCTACGTGCTAGCTTGGCGCCTGAGCTAGCCGAGGTGCGTCTACAGCCCCCTCCGGCCTATCCCACGTCCACCACACCAAATGGTATGGCACCTCCCCAACAGCCCCCCCTACCAATGCGGGGGCCTCAACCAATGCCGGGGACCGTCGTTGCTGAGGTTGTGCCGGAACCCTCGGTACCCAAAACCCTTTTCCGAAGACGTCCACGCCCCGTCCTGTTCGTTGCCGACCCACAGGAGGTGGATTTTGG of Chthonomonas calidirosea T49 contains these proteins:
- a CDS encoding serine/threonine-protein kinase yields the protein MPLGMLGKYERLDILGHGASGIVYLARDTLLNRQVALKEIDAEAGDVRRFLEEARLLDRLHHPNIVRVHSIDRIEGHLVIDMEYVRGKNLAQILREEGSLPLGQALDIAIQVLDALDYAHSLQTVHRDIKPANILVGRDGVVKLVDFGLAEILATNAYAGGAGTYAYMAPEDFSSEDRSDHRSDLWAVGVTLYEMLAGERPFKVRQTRDPFAWKRVLETESPTPVTEYLPRAIVDGNGVGLKLERIFERALARNKQERYATARAFRDDLVALRASLAPELAEVRLQPPPAYPTSTTPNGMAPPQQPPLPMRGPQPMPGTVVAEVVPEPSVPKTLFRRRPRPVLFVADPQEVDFGELRKGEKRTLRVRVLSKGVQGPVQGCVVHAPEWIEISPMHFQHPRQTLQIVADSRRVWETGAFEDRIMVESSAGQLQIPVFLRVLPARPTFRQVAFWFLPLWLLCLSPLAMVGVHLYQEPTAFSFLLPGLCISGLLALSLLITACAADLGRNERVACLVFICLMLFFMGGTASLWREHALTPSLHQALVDGVAQSAVPAFLLGAMLLLQSLHFRKWKLWAVVMACLGLLLDGMLLRILWPST